One genomic segment of Clavelina lepadiformis chromosome 3, kaClaLepa1.1, whole genome shotgun sequence includes these proteins:
- the LOC143449090 gene encoding laminin subunit alpha-1-like isoform X2 — MTAKLELNNIMPSVDKLLLRNVHHSKYDAFSLSQVAVNAGVLFSEFGTRAMHIIRQDSFANNPTQGIICNERSGINSGLRNCLLSVAKQARKMNIKFSRWKEQTLRTPFLAPFSPTRENRFIEISQDDNAFARTGKNCIPGTVTNETWAGSKPRCIGSFPLRPRFSNFNHFKVICKRVDLSQNTTTRAIYSQQFYFTRLVKLSILFLTLLCLLQPSTARVRRYNRHFLRPFSKRGISGRANLFDISKLNTMPEYLARPVMRSSQRSQWLYPSVVNLASRAHITSNATCGRNGPEKYCKLVEHVDRFWPTYKAKGCSICNARSGDPSERHGIEHAIDGIGSRWWQSPTIEQGYPYHWVTITLDLRQVFQVAYVIVKAANSPRPANWILEKSTDGVTWSPWQYFAITDSECFNAYGLTPAEEGAPRYTTDSEVMCTSYFSQLIPFENGEIHVSLINGRPSAENPSQELIDFTSARFVRLSLQKIRTLHGDLMTLSSSSAEYADPLVTRRYYYSIKDISIGGMCICYGHASTCPADVRSGLFRCECEHDTGGSNCEICKPGYNQYAWRPGNFGFECQACNCHGHSKECYYDPGVEERGESLDISGDYRGGGVCVGCRDRTQGINCETCIDGYYRPIDVEPDARDPCLSCNCNPYGGARADGETGPLACVKDITFVNVDRNLFPGSCYCKEGYAGQRCDECAFGYRHFPLCEPCPCNVAGSQNVDPCEGDCECKENVEGATCSQCKKGYYNLQQRNSQGCEECFCFGATDNCQPSNLTWSSIQTNRGWEVRDRFGRRKSNAQLDAGLGEPYVDHAQTAHKLATTMYFWSAPADYLGDRLTSYGGNLRYVVSYDLLQGAQVYPMQDTDVILEGNGKTLLYKPRGMLLEPQVELEVSVKLESNHDHADDGWVDSTTRQPINKGDLMTVLRDVKRLMIRAVYSRNNEAIYRIRDVYLDTAGTSGDGLSAESVELCKCPPGYFGYSCESCAEGYWRNGKYCVPCNCNGHSDICNLLNGACQNCQHNTMGMHCERCKPSYYGDATLATPDDCQRCACPLTVSGNNFSPSCQLERPSGDLVCLECPVGFAGKRCEICADGYYGNPAIPGGTCTRCQCNGNAISCDRVTGKCISCRSYTAGDHCERCQAAYYGDPIVRKNCSPCDCNPAGSLSRQCDAETGQCPCGPNVYGKTCDACASNYFFSDETRSCISCNCDSVGSVTQQCRSDGSCTCRQGVTGHLCDSCDSGYFGFSLTGCRECDCPRTNGNCDRVSGQCICPPNTEGPYCERCVDGSYQWHPHDGCKMCECDSLGSTTPSVCHSGTGQCLCKSQFGGRQCNQCKEGHYGFPACQLCNCDPEGTIHSTCSSSFSCNCSNDGQCLCKANVVGRRCDQCVEGSFGLSREQDGCTECYCSGVTDQCTQAAYVWGPPIELADPFEIVVSLNVAPVEVTHEINKRSIAEEVVFTQGMVSADPGLLTPSFRSQPYFWRLPSHFNGDKRLSYGGKLRYTIRYVAGVSSGPGIPSGPNVVIRGGIGDPLTIQYKNDDPVTSQSKPYVVLMKELGWTHSDTHRNVTRKEFTKVLEDIQFFLIKASYGYLMDQSRLSDVLLDVSQPGIHGRGDAGSIYPLARGLEQCFCPPGYLGLSCQDCAEGYMRVQQGVNIGKCEPCNCFNRSDTCDEQSGRCLNCADKFTGYHCEKCIAGYYLSGKTCKKCACPGTEPVNNFSPTCQPDGADGVGDYTCDACRPGYVGNHCEQCADGYYGDPSALGGHCAKCGCNVAGSVDGVCDKSTGQCHCDVGIRGRVCDQCQPRHVITPHGCIECDDGCSGELLHEVEILANRTRRVDLRNMFPPPWNQLITSRVLSKRINLYIQLLLHRKLNHFVVRRLVAKESLVRSSRKIMDAMIALMDAPMQISEVTDRMTPILSAGDACLDRMSKLSSTPTANNLVGRKIQDFRDLLNQVEGMSRGAKRLLSHLSDGKVADEERMHYEALQWIADIRRRTLGSPLLKAQKELDSTEALLQRLTSNFTAHTNRSQKDLIAHQNMLFNQYNTVMNKFDDISYLVGNSTQKVGAANAMNTLNRQLLRQTTSNIDRLNNEAISTRMMLKEARRILSGTRKSFKTGRRQVNNLSGRESLKTKLINLTAELKKKFESTHLNLEPLMNYVKKNVEYHVRNNLEGPADYMNRVFQNISAMSFNQTEAASRWTTIAGAFSKANKNAEKAFDRAVDAVEAATTDLRKKVNKSFRTSEDVQDSLYDMPLTINAQRDLLKNLNNEMRTVNQSTRSLTAQHEGLFADLKNIKRSQQVKPSQVSMATEKSLRLVNVAEDNFDSVSSTFRQLEKTEQDVSRYQFMKKEIRDNLAAIPKAMRDINAASDRASRSLNRIKLLSDSMRDNISNIRHLIADARRKIRGVSVKSTGRCAMRYKPVITPGTTTEIVLNVQTTKPNNMLFYLAREKQDYIAVELRNHRVVVTWDLGGGTSFLENPVQVISNQSNNDWFRIEISREKRNMNVTVYRATETSESAMSTVGTSRGLFSSLDISSDDKLFVGGIVNTTDVHESIMHRTFDGCMGEAFLQGKSIGLWHFKEINNAEDCQGCTESLRTEKEIGASNLYSYSGHSYSVLRLPSTYRARNLRIGVNFQTFSSEGLIYYLGAADRNDFVSLELHDGRLVLKLDMGDGVHSVRTAHRYNVGKFMSVTLKRHLRNALLTVKDTEKLSEKLWLNVTGATDQKIDLEPNDVICVGGFPTERVIKDHFGFTKRANVTKVPFNGCVREFTFGNAELALKGMGVVREVGVSSSCPSQVYRDIGIAEGGHVELHPVNLSTSGSVSMTFNTLQSDALLLLATSNDGEAKTRKQRDAETFYSIYLDGGRMYASVCLSPERMVNLSSRYSNYDNGGAHVVTLKRDGQNVTLQINEDTDVVSAILSSSAEEVVQVRRMYVGGIPNSFEGSKASPVKASLNGCVRDFMMEHLVNFQEAMSATNSHVGTCAFVNITSTQTKQVTATNDSADLLHNPLQETITPETHINEDDGIIIHLDKEPAPLRDDDVFCRRYGPPSLRKSTVHFGANENSHLKFSLKKKIINKFTFEMRVRTFGSSGVLLYASHPNQGEMKDFFALKLKEGRPVFQFDNGRGVAEAYGNFSINDGSWHKIRIKRSKRRGWLTVDKYRRKFRSPKGASQMNVANVLYVGGVPSHLAKGRIGKINNSMDVCVRNLVFNKRGKLNMATATATNQVQECYKKVEKGAYFNGSGYVIYDETFRVGPNIVIEMEFRTTRSNGVILSVANKEKPDGLALELVNGTIFFRTDNGHGSFETNFIERTKSKTFSICDGRWHSLRAEKKKNVLTLMVDGVNATTVESRSPTMSADTNHPLYIGGIPTDAHLQKQLRTTQNFEGCIKNLKLKDNPRVSFEETLKRHAVFPSSCPVLKAAKSSAAA; from the exons ATGACTGCCAAGTTGGAATTGAACAACATTATGCCTTCTGTGGACAAGTTACTCCTGCGAAATGTGCATCACAGCAAGTACGATGCTTTCAGTCTATCGCAGGTTGCTGTAAATGCAGGTGTCCTTTTCTCAGAATTCGGCACAAGAGCTATGCACATAATTAGGCAAGACAGTTTTGCTAACAATCCAACGCAAGGAATTATATGCAACGAAAGGTCTGGGATAAATAGTGGATTAAGGAACTGTTTGCTATCTGTTGCCAAACAAGCTCGCAAGATGaacataaaattttcaagATGGAAGGAGCAAACCTTAAGAACGCCTTTTCTTGCACCATTCTCACCCACAAGGGAGAATAGATTCATTGAAATATCACAGGATGACAATGCCTTTGCAAGAACAGGAAAGAACTGCATTCCTGGTACTGTAACAAATGAAACGTGGGCAGGTTCCAAACCAAGATGTATTGGAAGCTTTCCACTTCGTCCaagattttcaaactttaaCCATTTCAAGGTCATTTGCAAACGTGTAGATCTGAGTCAGAATACGACCACTAGGGCTATATATTCTCAACAATTTTACTTTACAAGACTCGTCAAActtagtattttatttttaaccttGCTTTGTTTATTGCAACCATCCACCGCACGTGTTCGGCGATATAAcagacactttttaagaccgTTTTCGAAACGAGGAATTTCAGGAAGAGCAAACTTATTTGACATATCTAAGTTAAATACGATGCCAGAATACTTGGCCCGTCCTGTCATGAGAAGTTCTCAGAGATCTCAAT GGCTCTACCCATCGGTTGTTAATCTTGCCAGCCGGGCTCACATCACATCAAATGCGACATGCGGGCGGAATGGGCCGGAAAAGTACTGCAAGCTTGTTGAACATGTGGACAGGTTTTGGCCAACTTACAAAGCAAAGGGATGCTCG ATTTGCAACGCTCGCAGTGGTGACCCATCCGAAAGGCACGGGATTGAACACGCCATCGACGGCATTGGAAGCCGGTGGTGGCAAAGTCCTACAATTGAACAGGGTTACCCCTATCACTGGGTCACCATTACACTTGACCTGAGACAG GTGTTTCAAGTTGCATACGTCATAGTTAAAGCCGCTAACTCACCTAGACCTGCCAATTGGATTCTGGAAAAGTCAACAGACGGAGTCACGTGGTCTCCATGGCAATACTTTGCCATAACAGACAG TGAATGTTTCAACGCATACGGTCTAACCCCTGCCGAAGAGGGAGCTCCCAGGTATACCACCGACAGTGAAGTGATGTGCACTTCGTACTTTTCGCAACTGATTCCATTCGAAAATGGCGAG ATTCACGTGTCTTTGATCAACGGACGTCCAAGTGCTGAAAATCCCTCTCAGGAATTGATTGACTTCACCTCAGCACGGTTTGTTCGCCTCAGCTTGCAAAAAATTCGAACCCTACACGGTGACCTTATGACACTCAGCTCGAGCTCTGCTGAATATGCTGACCCTCTCGTAACCAGAAGG TACTACTACTCGATCAAGGACATCAGTATTGGGGGAATGTGTATATGCTACGGTCACGCCAGCACCTGTCCTGCTGACGTCCGCTCTGGA CTGTTTAGGTGCGAGTGTGAGCACGACACAGGCGGTAGTAACTGCGAAATCTGTAAACCTGGATACAACCAATATGCATGGAGGCCTGGAAATTTCGGGTTTGAATGCCAAG ccTGCAATTGCCATGGACATTCTAAAGAGTGCTATTACGACCCTGGTGTCGAAGAGAGAGGAGAAAGTCTTGATATTAGCGGAGATTATCGCGGCGGTGGAGTGTGCGTTGGCTGCAGGGACCGGACACAAGGCATCAACTGCGAAAC GTGCATAGACGGTTATTATCGGCCAATAGACGTGGAGCCTGATGCACGTGACCCTTGCCTATCATGCAACTGCAATCCATACGGTGGGGCCCGGGCTGATGGAGAAACGGGACCTTTGGCTTGTGTAAAAGATATTACATTTGTCAACGTCGACAGAAATCTTTTTCCAGGCTCGTGCTACTGCAAGGAGGGCTATGCAGGACAGCGTTGTGACGA GTGTGCATTTGGATATCGTCATTTTCCTCTTTGCGAACCATGTCCATGTAACGTTGCCGGTAGTCAGAATGTTGATCCTTGCGAGGGAGACTGCGAATGCAAG GAAAACGTTGAAGGAGCAACCTGCAGTCAATGCAAAAAAGGTTATTACAATTTGCAGCAAAGAAATTCTCAAGGATGTGAAGAGTGCTTTTGTTTTGGTGCTACAGATAACTGCCAACCTTCAAACCTTACCTG GTCGAGCATCCAAACAAACCGAGGATGGGAAGTACGTGACCGCTTCGGACGACGAAAAAGCAACGCACAGTTGGATGCTGGTTTGGGTGAACCGTATGTGGACCACGCTCAAACTGCGCACAAACTTGCTACAACTATGTACTTCTGGTCTGCTCCAGCTGATTATTTAG GTGATAGGCTTACTTCATACGGCGGAAATTTACGGTATGTGGTATCATACGATCTCCTTCAGGGTGCACAGGTCTATCCCATGCAAGATACCGATGTCATTTTGGAG GGCAACGGGAAGACACTACTCTACAAGCCCCGAGGAATGCTTCTAGAGCCACAAGTCGAATTGGAAGTCAGTGTAAAACTGGAATCTAATCACGATCATGCTGATGACGGATGGGTGGACTCTACAACGCGTCAACCAATAAACAAGGGAGATTTGATGACTGTACTTCGTGACGTCAAACGACTAATGATTAGAGCAGTCTACAGTCGTAATAACGAGGCAATATACAG AATTAGGGATGTGTATCTTGACACGGCTGGAACATCGGGTGATGGTCTAAGTGCTGAGTCGGTGGAACTTTGCAAGTGTCCACCTGGGTATTTCGGTTATTCTTGCGAATCCTGCGCAGAAGGATACTGGAG AAATGGAAAATACTGCGTACCGTGTAATTGCAACGGGCATTCAGACATATGCAATCTACTCAATGGAGCATGCCAA AATTGTCAACATAACACAATGGGAATGCACTGCGAAAGATGCAAGCCCAGTTATTACGGCGATGCCACTTTGGCGACACCTGACGACTGTCAAAG ATGCGCTTGTCCGTTAACGGTTTCCGGTAATAACTTCAGTCCATCTTGCCAACTGGAACGTCCAAGTGGAGATCTAGTTTGTTTGGAATGCCCAGTGGGGTTCGCTGGAAAAAGATGCGAAAT ATGTGCGGATGGATATTACGGTAACCCCGCCATACCAGGTGGAACCTGCACGCGATGCCAATGCAATGGAAATGCAATATCATGTGATCGAGTTACTGGTAAATGCATTTCATGTCGAAGTTATACGGCTGGCGATCACTGTGAACGTTGTCAAGCAG CATATTACGGAGATCCTATCGTACGCAAGAACTGCAGCCCGTGTGATTGTAATCCAGCTGGTTCTCTTAGCAGGCAATGTGATGCCGAGACTGGACAATGTCCGTGCGGGCCCAATGTTTACGGGAAAACCTGCGACGCATGCGCA AGCAATTACTTTTTTAGCGATGAAACGCGCAGCTGCATTTCGTGCAACTGTGACTCTGTTGGGAGTGTAACCCAGCAATGCAGAAGCGATGGCTCTTGCACTTGTCGCCAAGGAGTTACAGGACACCTGTGTGATTCCTGCGATAGCGGATATTTTGGTTTCAGTTTAACAGGCTGCAGGG AATGTGATTGTCCTCGCACAAATGGTAACTGCGATCGAGTATCCGGGCAATGTATATGTCCCCCTAATACTGAAGGCCCATATTGCGAGAGATGTGTAGACGGCTCATACCAATGGCACCCACACGATGGCTGCAAG ATGTGTGAATGCGACTCGTTGGGTTCGACTACCCCTTCCGTTTGTCACAGTGGCACTGGACAATGCCTTTGCAAGAGTCAGTTTGGTGGTCGACAATGTAATCAGTGCAA AGAGGGACATTACGGATTTCCTGCTTGTCAACTCTGCAATTGTGACCCTGAAGGAACAATTCACAGTACATGCTCCAGCTCCTTTTCTTGTAATTGCTCAAACGATGGACAGTGTTTGTGCAAG gcGAATGTTGTGGGAAGAAGATGCGATCAGTGCGTGGAAGGATCTTTCGGCCTTTCACGGGAACAAGATGGATGTACCGAGTGTTACTGCTCAGGAGTTACTGACCAATGCACCCAGGCTGCTTATGTCTGGGGACCACCG ATTGAACTCGCGGACCCGTTTGAAATTGTG GTATCGTTGAATGTTGCTCCGGTCGAGGTCACTCacgaaataaataaaagatcGATCGCTGAAGAAGTAGTTTTTACTCAGGGTATGGTGAGCGCTGACCCCGGTCTGTTAACCCCAAGTTTCAGGTCCCAGCCGTATTTTTGGAGACTGCCATCGCACTTTAATGGCGACAAA CGCTTGTCATACGGTGGCAAGTTGAGGTACACGATCCGATACGTGGCGGGAGTATCATCAGGTCCAGGTATACCGTCTGGGCCTAATGTTGTCATTCGAGGTGGCATTGGTGATCCTCTAAcgatacaatacaaaaatgatGATCCTGTCACGAGCCAATCGAAGCCATATGTCGTGTTAATGAAAGAG TTGGGTTGGACTCATTCGGATACTCATCGAAACGTCACACGTAAGGAGTTCACCAAGGTTCTTGAGGACATCCAGTTTTTCCTGATAAAGGCTTCGTATGGTTACCTTATGGATCAATCCAG GTTAAGTGATGTACTTCTGGATGTTTCGCAACCAGGGATTCACGGAAGAGGAGATGCAGGGTCTATTTATCCTCTTGCAAGAGGGCTAGAGCAATGCTTTTGCCCACCAGGATATCTTGGGCTATCATGTCAG GATTGTGCCGAGGGTTATATGAGAGTCCAACAAGGCGTCAACATTGGAAAATGTGAACCGTGCAACTGCTTTAACAGAAGTGACACCTGTGATGAACAATCTGGCAGATGCTTG AACTGCGCCGACAAATTTACTGGTTACCATTGTGAAAAGTGTATAGCTGGTTATTACTTGTCTGGAAAAACCTGCAAGAAGTGTGCCTGTCCAGGAACAGAACCTGTTAACAATTTCAGCCCCACCTGCCAACCGGATGGTGCAGATGGTGTCGGGGACTATACTTGTGACGCTTGCAGACCAGGCTATGTTGGAAATCATTGTGAACA ATGCGCAGACGGCTACTATGGTGATCCAAGTGCTCTTGGGGGACACTGCGCAAAGTGTGGTTGCAATGTTGCAGGATCGGTAGATGGAGTTTGCGATAAATCTACTGGGCAGTGTCATTGCGATGTCGGCATCCGAGGTCGGGTGTGTGATCAATGTCAGCCACGCCACGTCATCACTCCCCATGGGTGCATAG AATGTGACGATGGATGCTCTGGGGAACTTCTCCATGAAGTGGAAATCCTTGCCAACAGGACAAGACGCGTCGATCTGAGAAACATGTTTCCTCCTCCCTGGAATCAATTGATCACGTCGAGAGTTTTGTCGAAACGAATTAAT CTCTATATACAACTGCTTCTGCACAGAAAATTAAACCATTTCGTCGTGCGGCGACTTGTCGCCAAG GAAAGCCTGGTTAGATCTTCCCGGAAGATAATGGATGCCATGATTGCACTTATGGATGCCCCGATGCAAATCAGTGAGGTCACGGATCGTATGACGCCAATTTTAAGTGCC GGGGATGCTTGTTTAGACCGAATGAGTAAATTGTCATCAACTCCTACCGCCAACAACTTAGTAGGGAGAAAAATTCAAGATTTTCGTGATCTACTTAATCAAGTTGAAG GTATGAGTCGGGGCGCCAAAAGATTATTGAGCCACCTTTCCGATGGAAAAGTTGCAGACGAAGAGAGGATGCATTATGAAGCTCTGCAATGGATAGCAGATATAAGAAGGCGAACGCTGGGCTCACCATTGTTGAAAGCACAGAAGGAGTTAGA CTCAACGGAAGCGCTGCTGCAAAGATTGACAAGTAATTTTACTGCCCATACAAATCGGTCGCAAAAAGACTTAATAGCACATCAAAACATGCTTTTCAACCAATACAACACTGTTATGAATAAATTTGATGACATCTCTTACCTTGTTGGCAACAGCACTCAGAAAGTTGGTGCTGCTAATGCGATGAATACGTTGAACCGACAATTATTACGCCAGACGACT AGCAATATTGATCGTCTAAACAACGAAGCGATTTCGACAAGGATGATGTTGAAAGAAGCAAGACGCATTCTTTCGGGAACAAGAAAGTCGTTTAAAACAGGAAGAAGACAAGTGAAT AATTTATCTGGGCGAGAATCCCTGAAGACTAAACTTATAAACCTTACCGCTGAgctaaagaaaaagtttgagtCTACACACCTAAATCTTGAACCTCTTATGaattatgttaaaaaaaatgttgagtACCACGTAAGGAATAACCTTGAAGGGCCTGCAGACTACATGAACAG GGTGTTTCAAAACATCAGTGCCATGTCCTTTAACCAAACAGAAGCTGCCTCTAGGTGGACTACCATAGCAGGAGCTTTCTCCAAGGCTAACAAAAATGCAGAAAAGGCTTTTGACAGAGCAGTAGACGCGGTTGAGGCTGCAACCACCGATCTTAGAAAGAAGGTGAATAAGTCGTTTCGTACAAGCGAAGATGTTCAGGACAGCCTGTATGACATGCCTCTGACCATCAACG CTCAACGTGATCTCCTGAAAAATCTAAATAACGAAATGAGAACGGTTAATCAAAGTACAAGGAGCCTCACTGCACAACACGAGGGTCTATTCGCCGAcctgaaaaatattaagcgaT CCCAACAGGTAAAACCAAGCCAGGTGAGTATGGCAACAGAAAAGTCGTTGAGACTCGTGAATGTGGCAGAAGACAATTTTGATAGCGTTTCCAGCACATTCAGACAGCTTGAAAAAACTGAACAAGATGTATCAAGATATCAGTTCATGAAAAAAGAGATTCGTGATAATC TTGCTGCCATACCGAAAGCAATGAGGGACATTAATGCTGCGTCAGACAGGGCAAGCCGCTCGTTGAATAGGATAAAGCTGCTCAGCGACAGCATGCGAGATAATATATCCAACATTAGACATTTGATTGCAGACGCCAGACGCAAG ATTCGAGGTGTGTCTGTTAAATCTACCGGGCGCTGCGCCATGAGGTACAAACCCGTTATCACACCCGGAACAACTACAGAAATAGTCCTCAACGTACAAACCACTAAGCCTAACAACATGCTATTTTACCTGGCCAGAGAAAAG CAAGATTATATTGCCGTTGAATTGCGCAATCATCGTGTTGTCGTCACTTGGGACTTGGGCGGTGGAACAAGTTTTTTAGAAAATCCAGTGCAAGTGATCAGTAATCAGTCTAATAATGACTGGTTTCGTATTGAAATCTCGAG AGAAAAGAGGAATATGAACGTGACAGTGTACAGAGCCACTGAAACTTCTGAAAGTGCGATGTCAACTGTTGGAACTTCTCGCGGCTTGTTTTCCAGTCTGGACATCAGCTCGGATGACAAGTTGTTTGTCGGCGGAATCGTGAACACTACTGAT GTTCATGAATCAATAATGCATCGCACTTTTGATGGTTGCATGGGTGAGGCCTTTTTGCAAGGTAAAAGTATCGGTTTGTGGCACTTTAAGGAAATCAACAATGCCGAAGACTGCCAAGGTTGTACTGAAAG TCTTCGAACAGAAAAAGAGATTGGAGCAAGTAATCTTTACAGCTACAGCGGCCATAGTTACTCCGTCCTGAGACTTCCATCAACTTACCGAGCAAGGAACCTGCGCATTGGGGTCAACTTCCAGACTTTCAGCTCAGAAGGCCTAATATATTATCTTGGTGCTGCTGACAGG aaTGACTTCGTCTCTTTGGAGTTGCACGACGGCCGTCTTGTTCTTAAACTCGATATGGGCGATGGGGTGCACAGCGTTCGCACCGCACACCGATACAACGTCGGAAAATTTATGTCCGTCACTCTTAAACGACACTTGCGTAATG CACTTTTAACTGTCAAAGACACGGAAAAGCTTTCTGAAAAGCTATGGTTAAACGTGACTGGAGCTACTGACCAAAAGATCGACCTTGAGCCAAATGATGTGATATGTGTTGGAGGGTTTCCAACAGAACGTGTCATAAA GGACCACTTTGGGTTCACTAAAAG GGCAAACGTAACAAAAGTCCCTTTCAATGGATGCGTTCGCGAGTTCACTTTTGGCAACGCAGAGCTCGCTTTGAAAGGAATGGGTGTTGTCAGGGAGGTTGGAGTTTCTTCGTCGTGTCCATCGCAG GTGTATCGGGACATAGGTATTGCCGAGGGAGGACATGTCGAATTACATCCTGTCAACTTGTCAACTTCTGGATCCGTTTCAATGACTTTCAACACTCTCCAGTCCGACGCTCTTCTTTTGCTCGCTACCAGTAACGATGGTGAAGCGAAAACACGCAAACAACGAGATGCTGAG ACCTTTTATTCGATTTACCTGGATGGGGGAAGGATGTACGCTTCAGTATGTTTGTCACCCGAACGAATGGTCAATCTTTCGTCACGTTACAGTAACTACGACAATGGTGGAGCACATGTAGTCACACTGAAGCGCGATGGTCAAAA TGTTACCCTTCAAATTAATGAAGATACAGACGTGGTAAGTGCTATTTTATCAAGCTCGGCTGAAGAAGTAGTGCAAGTTCGACGCATGTATGTTGGTGGAATCCCAAATTCCTTTGAAGGGAGCAAAGCTTCACCAGTGAAGGCTTCTCTTAATGGCTGCGTGCGAGATTTCATGATGGAACA CCTGGTGAACTTTCAAGAAGCGATGAGTGCAACCAATTCCCATGTTGGAACTTGCGCTTTTGTAAACATCACTTCCACTCAAACAAAGCAAGTCACAGCTACGAATGATTCTGCTGATCTATTGCACAATCCCTTGCAAGAAACTATTACTCCAGAGACACATATAAATGAAGATGATGGAATTATTATTCATCTGGACAAGGAACCAGCTCCTTTAAGG GACGACGATGTATTTTGCCGCCGATACGGTCCACCCAGCTTACGTAAATCAACTGTTCATTTTGGTGCAAACGAAAACAGTCActtaaagttttctttaaagAAAAAGATAATAAACAA ATTCACGTTTGAGATGCGCGTTCGAACGTTTGGAAGCAGCGGTGTGCTGCTATATGCAAGCCACCCAAACCAAGGTGAAATGAAAGATTTCTTTGctttaaaacttaaagaagGCCGTCCTGTCTTTCAGTTTGACAACGGACGGGGTGTAGCCGAAGCATATGGTAACTTTTCCATCAATGATGGATCATGGCACAAG ATACGCATCAAAAGATCTAAACGGCGCGGTTGGTTAACAGTGGACAAATACAGACGTAAATTTCGGTCTCCAAAGGGTGCCTCGCAGATGAATGTTGCCAACGTTCTCTATGTTGGAGGAGTTCCTTCCCACTTGGCTAAGGGAAGAATTGGAAAG aTCAATAACAGTATGGATGTTTGTGTACGAAATCTTGTATTTAACAAGCGCGGCAAACTTAACATGGCGACAGCTACTGCCACGAATCAAGTGCAAGAATGTTACAAGAAAGTAGAAAAAGGAGCTTATTTCAACGGAAGCGGATATGTAATTTATg ACGAAACATTTCGTGTTGGGCCAAACATAGTTATTGAGATGGAATTCCGCACAACACGCTCAAATGGTGTAATCCTTAGTGTTGCCAACAAAGAGAAACCTGATGGACTTGCTTTGGAACTTGTTAACGGAACG ATTTTCTTCCGAACCGACAACGGACATGGATCGTTTGAAACGAACTTCATAGAACGAACTAAATCCAAAACCTTTTCAATTTGTGACGGAAGGTGGCACAGTTTAAGGgcagaaaagaagaagaacgTTCTCACCTTAATGGTCGATGGTGTGAATGCCACTACCGTGGAGAGCAGAAGTCCCACGATGTCTGCCGATACAAACCATCCTCTTTATATTGGTGGTATTCCTA CTGACGCTCACCTACAAAAACAGTTGCGAACAACACAGAATTTTGAAGGATGTattaaaaacttaaagttGAAAGATAATCCAAGAGTTTCGTTTGAAGAAACTCTTAAACGACATGCTGTATTTCCAAGTTCATGCCCGGTATTGAAAGCAGCCAAATCATCTGCTGCAGCATGA